A window of the Cucurbita pepo subsp. pepo cultivar mu-cu-16 chromosome LG01, ASM280686v2, whole genome shotgun sequence genome harbors these coding sequences:
- the LOC111791502 gene encoding uncharacterized protein LOC111791502: MTVTIPQFKISPKITTIEREENNRFLLFNSASKMAMEDQELKDPEMAEAEMQLLRSRATELLLREEWNDAVYTYSQFITLCRNQTAATDHHLPKLQKSLCLALCNRAEAQSKLRNFEEALKDCDEALKIECTHFKTLLCKGKILLNLNRYSSALECFKTALVDPQVSGSSENLNGYLEKCKKFEHLSKTGAFDISDWILNGFSGKPPELAEFIGPVQIRRSGISGRGLFATKNVDSGTLLLVTKAIAIERGILPENCDENAQLVMWKNFVDKVTDSAIKSTKTKNLIGLLSTGEAEDDLNVPEMNVFKPETEDQTRSTEMSKILSVLDINALVEDAASAKVLGKNRDYYGVGLWVLASFINHSCSPNARRLHIGDHIMVHASRDIKTGEEITFAYFDPLSPWKDRKRMSETWGFNCKCKRCRFEEQMSKKEEIKEIEMGGGSERGRGIETGAAIYKLEEGMRRWMVRGKEKGYLRASFWESYFEVFSSEKAMKKWGRRIQGMEMVVESVVDAVGSDERVVKTMVERLKRNGNGGGALEMERVLKLGRGVYGKVMKKQALRSLLELVGSHEYAY, translated from the coding sequence ATGACCGTTACAATCCcacaattcaaaatttcccCAAAAATTACAACGAtcgaaagagaagaaaacaaccgttttttacttttcaactCGGCTTCGAAAATGGCTATGGAGGACCAAGAGCTCAAGGACCCAGAAATGGCGGAAGCAGAGATGCAACTTCTCAGATCCAGAGCCACAGAGCTCCTTCTCAGAGAAGAATGGAACGATGCCGTTTACACCTACTCCCAATTCATCACGCTCTGCAGAAACCAAACGGCGGCTACAGATCACCATCTTCCGAAGCTTCAGAAATCTCTTTGTTTAGCCCTCTGTAACAGAGCGGAAGCTCAATCTAAGCTCAGAAATTTCGAAGAAGCCTTGAAGGATTGCGATGAAGCTTTGAAAATCGAGTGCACCCACTTTAAAACTCTGCTCTGTAAAGGTAAAATTCTTTTGAATCTCAACAGGTACTCTTCGGCATTGGAATGCTTCAAAACAGCTCTGGTTGATCCACAGGTAAGTGGGAGCTCTGAAAATCTTAATGGGTATcttgaaaaatgtaagaaGTTCGAACATTTGTCCAAGACTGGAGCTTTTGATATATCTGATTGGATTCTAAATGGGTTTAGTGGGAAACCCCCAGAATTGGCTGAATTCATCGGTCCAGTGCAGATTAGAAGATCTGGGATCAGTGGACGTGGGCTTTTTGCGACGAAGAATGTAGATTCTGGGACGTTGCTGCTAGTCACCAAAGCAATCGCCATTGAAAGAGGGATTTTGCCAGAAAATTGCGACGAAAATGCTCAATTGGTAATGTGGAAGAATTTCGTTGATAAAGTCACCGATTCTGCCATAAAAAGCACCAAAACAAAGAATCTGATTGGTTTACTTTCGACTGGTGAAGCGGAGGACGATCTCAATGTTCCTGAGATGAATGTCTTCAAGCCAGAAACAGAGGATCAGACTAGATCCACAGAAATGAGTAAAATCCTCAGTGTTTTGGACATCAACGCGCTAGTTGAAGATGCAGCTTCCGCGAAAGTTCTAGGCAAAAACAGGGATTACTATGGAGTTGGGCTGTGGGTTTTAGCGTCATTCATCAACCATTCATGCAGTCCCAATGCGAGACGTTTACACATTGGAGATCACATCATGGTGCACGCATCTAGAGACATAAAAACAGGGGAAGAGATCACATTCGCATATTTCGATCCCCTCTCGCCATGGAAAGACCGAAAGAGAATGTCGGAGACATGGGGTTTCAATTGCAAATGCAAAAGGTGCAGATTCGAAGAACAAATGAGCAAGAAAGAAGAgataaaagagattgaaatgGGAGGAGGAAGTGAAAGGGGCAGGGGCATTGAAACAGGGGCTGCAATTTACAAGTTGGAAGAAGGAATGAGGCGATGGATGGTGAGGGGAAAAGAGAAGGGGTACTTGAGGGCATCATTTTGGGAGTCATATTTTGAAGTGTTCAGTTCGGAGAAGGCAATGAAGAAATGGGGAAGGAGAATTCAAGGAATGGAAATGGTGGTGGAGAGCGTAGTAGACGCAGTGGGGAGTGATGAGAGAGTGGTGAAGACGATGGTGGAAAGGTTGAAGAGAAATGGTAATGGTGGTGGGGCTTTGGAAATGGAAAGGGTTTTGAAATTGGGGCGAGGGGTTTATGGGAAGGTGATGAAGAAACAGGCTTTGAGGTCACTTCTTGAGCTTGTTGGCAGCCATGAATATGCTTACTAG
- the LOC111778201 gene encoding mitochondrial uncoupling protein 3 produces the protein MKTSEEHGRHNPNTKMLLTALAAMVAESTTFPIDLTKTRLQLHGESASSSRSTNAFRVASAIVKDQGPFGLYKGLSPAILRHLFYTPIRIVGYEHLRSLFLASDGGSVSLPAKALVGGISGSIAQVVASPADLVKVRMQADGRLMSQGLQPRYSGPLDAFTKIVRGEGIMGLWKGVVPNVQRAFLVNMGELACYDHAKRFVIRNQIAGDNIFGHTLASVMSGLSATALSCPADVVKTRMMNQAASKEGTTMYNGAYDCLVKTVKIEGLRALWKGFFPTWARLGPWQFVFWVSYEKFRKLAGISSF, from the exons ATGAAGACAAGCGAAGAACATGGACGCCACAATCCCAACACCAAAATGTTGCTCACCGCCCTCGCCGCCATGGTGGCCGAATCCACCACCTTCCCCATAGACCTCACTAAGACCAGGCTTCAGCTCCACGGCGAGTCTGCTTCCTCCTCTCGTTCCACAAATGCCTTCCGAGTGGCTTCAGCCATCGTGAAGGACCAAGGTCCTTTTGGCCTCTACAAGGGCCTGTCTCCCGCGATTCTCCGGCACCTCTTCTATACGCCCATACGAATTGTTGGATACGAGCACCTACGATCCCTCTTCCTTGCGTCCGATGGCGGCTCTGTTTCCCTTCCTGCCAAGGCCCTTGTCGGTGGAATCTCCGGCTCCATTGCTCAG GTAGTGGCAAGCCCTGCTGATCTTGTTAAGGTGAGGATGCAAGCTGATGGCCGTCTTATGAGCCAAGGTCTGCAACCCAGATACTCAGGTCCTCTCGACGCCTTTACTAAAATAGTGCGTGGAGAAGGGATTATGGGGCTTTGGAAAGGGGTTGTCCCAAATGTTCAAAGAGCATTTTTGGTGAACATGGGAGAATTAGCCTGTTATGATCATGCAAAGCGTTTTGTTATTCGGAATCAAATAGCTGGGGATAATATTTTTGGCCACACCTTAGCTTCTGTAATGTCTGGTCTGTCTGCAACTGCCCTGAGTTGTCCAGCTGATGTTGTGAAGACAAGAATGATGAATCAAGCTGCTAGCAAGGAAGGAACGACCATGTACAACGGCGCGTATGATTGTCTCGTGAAGACGGTTAAAATTGAAGGATTGAGAGCTCTGTGGAAGGGATTCTTTCCTACTTGGGCAAGGCTTGGTCCTTGGCAATTTGTCTTCTGGGTGTCTTATGAGAAGTTTCGCAAACTTGCTGGGATTTCATCCTTCTAG
- the LOC111778212 gene encoding uncharacterized protein LOC111778212, producing the protein MSFMKGDLLTRTRKLVKGLAKAEPIWLKAMEQAPPPTFPRIDGTIKTITLPEDVYVKKFFQKHPDSKYEDAIKFCSFDPPPARIFGLRVLELKEQGVSEEEAMAVANMEYRAEKKAKKKAYSRLKQIARLQGKKPPPNPYPSAIKEIQAEERKFVRDRFFNPKIKEIAQRLKEERAAEMQDRMRGSGWS; encoded by the exons ATGTCCTTCATGAAAGGAGACTTGCTAACTAGGACTAGAAAGCTCGTCAAGGGCTTGGCCAAAGCAGAACCTATTTGGCTCAAAGCCATGGAACA GGCGCCACCTCCTACATTTCCTCGAATAGATGGAACAATCAAGACAATCACTCTTCCTGAGGATGTATATGTAAAAAAGTTCTTCCAGAAACATCCAGATTCAAAATACGAAGATGCGATCAA GTTCTGTAGTTTCGATCCTCCTCCAGCGCGAATATTCGGCCTGCGAGTGCTTGAACTGAAGGAACAGGGTGTCAGTGAGGAGGAAGCCATGGCAGTAGCCAAT ATGGAATACCGGGCAGAGAAAAAGGCGAAAAAGAAGGCTTACTCTCGCTTGAAGCAAATTGCACGTCTTCAAGGGAAGAAACCTCCTCCTAACCCGTATCCAAGTGCTATTAAGGAGATACAAGCAGAGGAAAGGAAATTCGTGCGAGATCGTTTCTTCAACCCCAAGATTAAAGAGATCGCTCAAAGGTTGAAGGAGGAGAGAGCAGCTGAAATGCAGGACAGAATGAGAGGCAGTGGCTGGTCATGA
- the LOC111781906 gene encoding galactoside 2-alpha-L-fucosyltransferase-like: MTRGFRRRNLCSRPIDRLRFQASADGAPKSGFLRDMKVKEIFTYLLIGLPLVVFVGLVFRNPAADLSLGFAEARALERVVTNGSSESSGSENGFSRLSNRDKLIGGLLIPGFDEGSCLSRYQSSLYRRTSTHRPSPYLISKLRDYEALHRRCGPHTKPYDEAVEQLRSGSSVSLTECKYVVWMSYSGLGNKILTLASAFLYAVLTDRVLLVDPGKDMADLFCEPFPEKTWLLPNDFPLMDQFSNFNQKSPNCHGYMLKMNTLNESTEALPSYLYLHLVHDYDDHDKLFFCDQEQALLSRVPWLILKTDNYFVPSLFLIPSFEHELSNLFPQKDNVFHHLGRYLFHPSNHVWGLITRYYEAYLTSADELIGIQVRVFEIGSGPFEHIMDQILSCTLQEKILPDVDKEGFSSVPLERPRVKAVLMTSLSSGYYEKLRTLYWEYPTTTGEVIAVHQPSYEMYQQTEKKAHNRKAWAEMYLLSMSDVLVTSAWSTFGYVAQGLGGLKPWILYKAENMTTPDPACRRAMSMEPCFHAPPFYDCKAKKGIDTGVVVPHVRHCEDMSWGLKVVNHQDL, from the exons aTGACGAGAGGTTTTAGAAGACGAAATTTGTGTTCAAGGCCCATAGATCGTCTCCGATTCCAGGCATCGGCGGACGGTGCTCCGAAATCGGGATTCCTCAGAGATATGAAGGTGAAGGAGATCTTTACTTATTTGCTTATAGGTCTTCCGTTGGTCGTTTTTGTTGGTTTGGTGTTCAGGAATCCGGCGGCGGATCTGTCATTGGGTTTTGCTGAAGCCAGAGCATTGGAAAGAGTGGTCACTAATGGCAGTTCTGAGAGTTCAG gTTCAGAAAACGGTTTCTCTAGACTTTCCAATAGAGACAAGCTTATTGGAGGCCTTCTCATTCCTGGATTTGATGAAGGATCATGCTTGAGTAGATATCAATCCAGTTTATATCGAAGAACTTCGACCCACAGACCGTCTCCGTACCTCATCTCGAAGCTTAGAGACTACGAAGCGCTTCATCGACGATGTGGTCCGCATACAAAACCATATGATGAAGCAGTAGAGCAGCTCAGATCTGGCAGTAGTGTTAGTTTGACAGAGTGTAAATATGTTGTGTGGATGTCTTATAGTGGCTTGGGAAATAAGATACTCACTTTGGCTTCTGCATTTCTCTATGCCGTTCTTACCGATCGTGTCTTGCTTGTCGATCCGGGGAAGGATATGGCTGATCTATTTTGTGAGCCCTTCCCAGAAAAAACTTGGCTGCTACCAAATGACTTCCCCTTGATGGATCAATTCAGCAACTTTAATCAGAAATCTCCTAATTGTCATGGATATATGCTTAAGATGAACACGCTAAACGAATCGACAGAAGCGCTCCCATCCTATCTATACCTACATTTGGTTCATGATTATGATGATCATGACAAGCTTTTCTTCTGTGATCAAGAACAGGCTCTTTTAAGTAGGGTCCCTTGGCTGATACTCAAGACAGATAACTACTTTGTTCCATCGCTCTTCCTGATCCCGTCTTTCGAGCACGAACTGAGTAACTTATTCCCCCAAAAAGACAACGTGTTTCATCATCTGGGTCGATATCTTTTCCACCCATCGAATCACGTTTGGGGACTGATTACGAGATACTACGAAGCATATCTAACAAGTGCAGATGAATTGATAGGAATTCAAGTAAGAGTGTTCGAGATTGGATCGGGACCATTCGAACATATAATGGATCAGATTTTAAGCTGTACTCTTCAGGAGAAGATACTTCCCGACGTAGACAAGGAAGGCTTCTCTTCGGTTCCCTTGGAACGCCCAAGAGTGAAAGCGGTTTTGATGACATCCTTGAGTTCTGGATACTACGAAAAATTGAGAACCTTGTACTGGGAGTACCCAACCACAACGGGAGAGGTCATTGCAGTTCACCAGCCAAGCTACGAAATGTATCAGCAGACTGAGAAGAAGGCTCACAACAGGAAAGCATGGGCAGAAATGTACCTTCTGAGTATGAGCGATGTATTGGTGACCAGTGCATGGTCGACGTTCGGGTATGTGGCTCAAGGACTCGGGGGATTGAAGCCATGGATTCTTTACAAGGCGGAGAACATGACCACGCCCGATCCAGCGTGTCGTAGGGCGATGTCAATGGAGCCTTGCTTTCATGCTCCTCCGTTCTATGATTGCAAGGCAAAGAAAGGAATAGATACTGGTGTAGTTGTTCCACATGTAAGACATTGTGAAGACATGAGCTGGGGTCTTAAGGTTGTTAACCATCAGGATTTATAA